Proteins from a genomic interval of Diaphorobacter sp. HDW4A:
- a CDS encoding thiolase family protein yields MPSSPQAFLRGASGTAFGRHEGRSALDLMAEAASGAIQSAHLERAQIDGVLCGYATTQPHLMLSTLFCERFALTPNYAHSMQLGGATGAAMLMAARELVRSGRCRNVLVVAGENRLSGQSRDSSIQTLAQVGDADYEVPNGASVPAYYALMASEYMHRTGVTSADLAEFAVLMRHNAIGHPGAQLRTPINVQDVLASKAIASPLSLMDCCPISDGAMALVVSADPHPQAAIAMRGAGQAHRHQHLTAMEDVMRCGASDAASSAFDEAGMEIADVDYLGIYDSFTITLVMLLEELGFAPRAGAATRLRHGDFARDGALPLNTHGGLLSYGHCGVAGGMAHVVEAWRQMSGQAGDRQLPRTPSRAFIHADGGVMSSHVSLILTREG; encoded by the coding sequence ATGCCCTCATCACCGCAGGCTTTTCTGCGCGGCGCAAGCGGCACAGCGTTCGGCCGCCATGAAGGCCGCAGCGCGCTCGACCTCATGGCTGAAGCCGCCAGCGGCGCAATCCAAAGCGCGCACCTCGAGCGCGCGCAGATCGACGGCGTGCTCTGCGGCTACGCGACGACGCAGCCTCACCTGATGCTCTCCACCCTGTTCTGCGAGCGCTTTGCGCTCACACCGAACTATGCGCACAGCATGCAGCTCGGCGGCGCCACCGGCGCGGCCATGCTGATGGCTGCGCGCGAGTTGGTGCGCTCCGGGCGGTGCCGCAATGTGCTGGTCGTGGCAGGCGAAAACCGCCTGAGCGGCCAATCGCGCGACAGCTCGATCCAAACGCTTGCGCAGGTCGGCGACGCAGACTACGAGGTGCCCAACGGCGCATCGGTGCCTGCGTACTATGCGCTCATGGCGTCCGAATACATGCACCGAACGGGCGTGACCTCGGCCGATCTCGCGGAGTTCGCCGTGCTCATGCGCCACAACGCGATCGGGCATCCCGGCGCGCAACTGCGCACACCCATCAACGTGCAGGACGTGCTCGCGAGCAAAGCCATTGCGTCTCCGTTGTCACTCATGGACTGCTGCCCGATATCGGACGGCGCGATGGCGCTGGTGGTCTCCGCCGATCCACATCCGCAAGCCGCCATCGCGATGCGCGGCGCGGGCCAGGCGCATCGCCACCAGCACCTCACGGCGATGGAAGACGTGATGCGCTGCGGCGCATCGGACGCGGCCTCCAGCGCGTTCGACGAAGCAGGCATGGAGATCGCCGATGTCGACTATCTCGGCATCTACGACTCGTTCACCATCACGCTGGTCATGCTGCTGGAAGAGCTGGGCTTCGCCCCACGCGCCGGCGCCGCCACGCGGCTGCGCCATGGTGACTTCGCACGCGACGGCGCACTGCCGCTCAACACCCACGGCGGCCTGCTGTCCTACGGCCACTGCGGCGTCGCAGGCGGCATGGCGCACGTCGTCGAAGCTTGGCGGCAGATGAGCGGGCAGGCCGGTGATCGTCAACTGCCGCGCACGCCCTCGCGCGCCTTCATCCATGCCGACGGCGGCGTGATGTCCTCGCATGTGAGCCTGATTCTGACGCGCGAAGGATGA
- a CDS encoding tripartite tricarboxylate transporter substrate binding protein — MTHHTRNTRRHTLAIACAALCGMAAPFAATAADYPNKPIKLVVPYPPGGPTDIVARVVAQKLQEQMGQSVIVDNKPGAGANLGAEQVARSAPDGYTLMVATTAHAINPSLFSKLNYSMTKDLAPVSQLTSGPLVIVATPSLPANNVKELIALAKAKNGGLNFASSGNGQSTHLSAELFNAMAGTKMNHIPYKGSAPALTDVMSGQADLMFDTMLSSMPFVKGGKLKAIAVTSSQRSPIAPDIPTVAEAGLPGYEAIAWNGIQAPAGTPKDIIDKLNAELRKALENPEVKQRFEAQGFSSAWNTPANYGQFIQAEVDKWAKVVKASGAKVD, encoded by the coding sequence ATGACCCACCACACCCGCAACACCCGCCGCCACACGCTCGCCATCGCCTGCGCCGCACTCTGCGGCATGGCCGCGCCATTTGCCGCGACGGCCGCAGACTACCCGAACAAGCCCATCAAGCTCGTAGTACCCTACCCACCGGGCGGCCCGACCGACATCGTTGCGCGCGTGGTCGCGCAGAAGCTGCAGGAGCAAATGGGCCAGTCGGTCATCGTCGACAACAAACCCGGCGCTGGCGCCAACTTGGGTGCAGAGCAGGTCGCGCGCAGCGCGCCCGATGGCTATACGCTGATGGTGGCGACCACGGCGCATGCGATCAATCCCTCGCTGTTCTCCAAGCTCAACTATTCGATGACCAAAGACCTCGCGCCAGTCTCGCAGCTCACCAGCGGCCCGCTGGTGATCGTCGCCACGCCCAGCTTGCCCGCCAACAACGTCAAGGAACTGATCGCGCTCGCCAAGGCGAAGAACGGCGGCCTGAATTTCGCCTCGTCCGGCAACGGCCAATCGACGCATCTGTCTGCCGAACTCTTCAACGCCATGGCGGGCACGAAGATGAACCACATCCCCTACAAGGGAAGCGCTCCGGCACTCACCGATGTGATGAGCGGACAGGCCGACCTGATGTTCGACACCATGCTGTCGTCCATGCCCTTCGTGAAGGGCGGCAAGCTCAAGGCAATTGCCGTCACCAGCAGCCAGCGCTCGCCCATCGCACCCGACATTCCCACCGTCGCAGAAGCAGGCTTGCCCGGCTACGAGGCGATTGCCTGGAACGGCATCCAAGCCCCGGCAGGTACGCCCAAGGACATCATCGACAAGTTGAACGCCGAGCTCAGGAAGGCGCTCGAAAACCCCGAAGTCAAGCAGCGCTTCGAGGCCCAGGGGTTCTCCTCCGCATGGAACACGCCCGCCAACTACGGCCAGTTCATTCAAGCAGAAGTGGACAAGTGGGCCAAGGTGGTCAAGGCCTCCGGCGCGAAGGTAGATTGA
- a CDS encoding DUF1439 domain-containing protein: MKFGIGLPHASYSPQRRVLLGAAVSLGLLAAGCASSPSAMAQPSYTISAGQIQEAMGQKFPRSYGFGGLMNLALSNPQIHLRPDRNRLNTVIAVAATGPLLQARSYLGMLDVDFSLRYEASDRTLRATDLHLNGLRMEGLNAQMEQMLQQYGSTLAQRSLQEVVLHQLTDKDLAMVNGLGLEPGKFTVTPKGLLVTLQNKAVP; this comes from the coding sequence ATGAAATTCGGAATTGGCTTGCCGCACGCGTCTTACTCCCCACAGCGCAGGGTATTGCTCGGGGCTGCCGTGTCGTTGGGCTTGCTGGCGGCGGGATGTGCTTCTTCGCCAAGCGCGATGGCGCAGCCGAGCTACACGATCTCGGCTGGGCAGATTCAGGAGGCGATGGGGCAGAAGTTCCCGCGCAGCTACGGCTTTGGCGGACTGATGAATCTGGCGCTCAGCAATCCGCAGATTCACCTGCGGCCTGACAGGAATCGGCTCAACACGGTCATCGCGGTGGCCGCGACGGGACCGTTGCTGCAGGCTCGCAGCTATCTGGGCATGCTCGATGTGGACTTCTCATTGCGTTATGAAGCCTCTGACCGCACCTTGCGCGCCACCGATCTGCATTTGAACGGGCTGCGCATGGAGGGGCTCAATGCGCAGATGGAGCAAATGCTGCAGCAGTACGGCAGCACGCTGGCGCAGCGGTCCTTGCAGGAGGTGGTTCTGCATCAATTGACGGACAAGGATCTGGCAATGGTCAACGGGCTGGGGCTCGAGCCCGGCAAGTTCACCGTCACTCCCAAGGGGCTGTTGGTGACGCTGCAGAACAAGGCAGTTCCCTGA
- a CDS encoding IclR family transcriptional regulator, translating to MAATDRNPPRTKSIVTRNSGTSVSSVERAMRVLRVMSEGANARLTDIATAADLDKATALRLLEMMVRDGFVMRDAATKQFTLGPELMVLGAAALRRFDPRPIVRPSLMRLVGQFEDSAVLSLPSGIESLCIDVEEGTYPIRANYLRVGSRRPLGVGAGSLALLAWLPDAEREAAIDILLGQLQRYPLITAGLLRERIAEARTKGYAVLLDVVVERMGGIGVPILDSQGRPIAAISIAALNDRILSREAAMGQSLMHEAMQCQVRWTEATRPAGRTAHRVGASK from the coding sequence ATGGCCGCCACTGATCGCAATCCACCGCGCACCAAGTCCATCGTGACGAGAAATTCCGGCACCAGCGTGTCGTCCGTCGAACGTGCCATGCGCGTGCTGCGGGTGATGTCGGAAGGCGCGAACGCCCGGCTCACCGACATCGCCACGGCAGCCGATCTGGACAAGGCCACCGCCCTGCGCCTGCTCGAGATGATGGTGCGCGACGGTTTTGTGATGCGCGACGCCGCGACCAAGCAATTCACGCTGGGGCCTGAGCTCATGGTGCTGGGGGCGGCAGCCTTGCGCCGGTTTGACCCTCGGCCCATCGTGCGCCCAAGTCTGATGAGGCTGGTCGGCCAATTCGAAGACAGCGCCGTACTGTCGCTGCCGAGTGGCATCGAATCGCTGTGCATCGACGTGGAAGAAGGCACCTACCCGATCCGCGCCAACTATCTGCGCGTAGGCAGCCGCCGCCCGCTTGGCGTGGGTGCGGGCAGCCTCGCGCTGTTGGCCTGGCTGCCCGACGCAGAGCGCGAGGCGGCCATTGACATTCTGCTCGGCCAGTTGCAGCGCTATCCGCTCATCACCGCAGGGCTGCTGCGCGAGCGCATCGCCGAGGCGCGCACCAAGGGCTACGCCGTGCTGCTCGACGTGGTGGTCGAACGCATGGGCGGCATTGGCGTGCCGATTCTCGATTCTCAGGGCCGTCCCATCGCGGCCATCAGCATCGCTGCGCTCAACGACCGGATTCTTTCGCGCGAGGCCGCCATGGGCCAGTCGCTGATGCACGAAGCCATGCAATGCCAGGTGCGCTGGACCGAGGCGACACGGCCCGCCGGGCGCACCGCCCACCGCGTGGGCGCCAGCAAATAG
- a CDS encoding bacterioferritin encodes MNRNSTMNNTKASKKEKLQLDPKRLNAAKRSLDKGAVLPDFGPYREDIIRLLNDSLATELVCILRYKRHHFTATGLESPAIAGEFLVHANEEQAHADRIAARIVQLGGEPDFNPDSLTKRSHADYNDQLDLHEMIRANLIAERVAIEAYTQMVALIGDKDHTTRRLIEQILEQEQEHADELSDWMKKAS; translated from the coding sequence ATGAACAGGAACTCCACGATGAACAACACCAAAGCGTCCAAGAAAGAAAAGCTGCAGCTGGACCCGAAACGCCTCAATGCTGCGAAACGCAGTCTCGACAAGGGAGCCGTGCTGCCTGACTTCGGGCCGTATCGCGAAGACATCATCCGGCTGCTCAACGACTCGCTGGCGACCGAGCTGGTTTGCATCCTGCGCTACAAGCGCCACCACTTCACCGCCACCGGGCTGGAGTCGCCTGCCATTGCCGGTGAATTTCTCGTGCATGCCAACGAAGAGCAGGCGCACGCCGACCGAATCGCTGCGCGCATCGTGCAACTCGGTGGAGAGCCGGACTTCAACCCCGATTCGCTCACCAAGCGCAGCCATGCTGACTACAACGACCAACTGGATCTGCACGAGATGATCCGCGCGAATCTGATTGCGGAGCGCGTGGCCATCGAGGCATATACACAGATGGTCGCACTCATTGGCGACAAGGACCACACGACTCGTCGATTGATCGAGCAGATTCTGGAGCAGGAACAGGAGCACGCGGACGAGCTCTCTGACTGGATGAAGAAGGCGAGCTGA
- a CDS encoding acetate--CoA ligase family protein translates to MDLLESALNPRSVAVIGASENIHKIGGRPILYMQRHGYQGKIYPINPGREEIQGHKSYAALSALPEVPDLALIVVGGDKTVAAVEECAARGVKSAVIIASGFGETGEAGKEIEQHMLAKARASGMRLYGPNTQGLANFGTGAIAGFSTMFIEVPPQDGPVAVVSQSGGMSSMIYGLLRGHGIGVRHVHATGNEADVTVGEMALAVAHDPDVKLLLLYLESISKPEILAQAAEYARSRDLPIVAVKAGRTAGGQRAASSHTGSLANEDRTVDAFFKQHGIWRVRDPHEQARAAQAYLKGWRPEGKRLVVISNSGASCVMGADAADDEKLPMAELAKSTQDALAAKLPGFATTQNPIDITAALLSNSGLFGDVLPQVAKDPAADLFFINIPVAGAGYDVERFARDAAAFEKAAGKPVAVSAWQDSVASAFRAHGIATFPNEGDAISVLAQVANHTALMRRPRVQAPPAFTVELPSGNDQFLNEAQSLELLGKHGVPVVPMQLCQTADDARRAFERISGGGSRVVMKACSRDIPHKSEHGLVALNVASADEASTLFDRFWNKMDALKAARDGVIVAAMHKGRHEFMVGAHIDPVFGPVVVVGDGGKYTEALNDCIVLMPPFSAAEVQAALRTLRIAPLFDGVRGESPMDIASLSELAVAVGHFAVSARGQIASLDLNPVLVGSTGEGAMVVDALVERS, encoded by the coding sequence ATGGACCTTCTCGAATCAGCGCTCAATCCGCGCTCCGTAGCCGTCATCGGCGCATCGGAAAACATCCACAAGATCGGCGGCCGCCCCATTCTGTATATGCAGCGCCATGGGTACCAAGGCAAGATCTATCCCATCAACCCCGGTCGTGAAGAGATTCAGGGCCACAAGTCTTACGCAGCGCTCTCGGCCCTGCCCGAGGTGCCCGATCTCGCGCTGATCGTCGTCGGCGGCGACAAGACGGTCGCGGCCGTCGAGGAATGCGCTGCTCGCGGCGTAAAGTCGGCGGTGATCATCGCCTCGGGCTTCGGCGAGACGGGTGAGGCGGGCAAGGAGATCGAGCAGCACATGCTCGCCAAGGCCCGCGCAAGCGGCATGCGGCTCTACGGCCCCAACACGCAGGGCCTCGCCAACTTCGGCACCGGCGCGATTGCGGGCTTCTCGACCATGTTCATCGAGGTGCCGCCGCAGGACGGCCCGGTGGCGGTTGTCAGCCAGAGCGGTGGCATGAGCTCGATGATCTACGGCCTGCTGCGCGGCCACGGCATCGGCGTGCGCCATGTCCATGCCACAGGCAACGAGGCCGATGTGACGGTCGGCGAAATGGCGCTGGCCGTCGCGCACGATCCCGATGTGAAGCTGCTGCTGCTCTATCTCGAGAGCATCAGCAAGCCGGAAATCCTCGCGCAAGCAGCTGAATACGCACGCTCGCGCGACCTGCCTATCGTCGCGGTGAAGGCCGGGCGCACGGCGGGCGGGCAGCGTGCTGCGTCGTCGCACACCGGCTCGCTCGCGAACGAGGACCGCACCGTTGACGCCTTCTTCAAGCAGCACGGCATCTGGCGCGTGCGCGATCCCCACGAGCAGGCACGCGCTGCGCAGGCGTATCTCAAGGGTTGGCGTCCCGAGGGCAAGCGGCTCGTGGTGATCAGCAACTCGGGCGCGAGCTGCGTGATGGGCGCCGACGCGGCCGACGACGAGAAGCTGCCGATGGCCGAACTCGCGAAGAGCACGCAGGACGCGCTCGCCGCCAAACTGCCCGGCTTCGCGACCACGCAGAACCCCATCGACATCACCGCCGCATTGCTCTCCAACAGCGGCCTGTTCGGCGACGTGCTGCCCCAGGTGGCCAAGGACCCGGCCGCTGATCTCTTCTTCATCAACATCCCGGTGGCAGGCGCGGGCTACGACGTGGAGCGCTTTGCGCGCGATGCGGCAGCTTTCGAGAAGGCCGCAGGCAAGCCCGTCGCCGTGTCAGCCTGGCAGGACAGCGTGGCCTCGGCCTTTCGTGCCCACGGCATTGCCACCTTTCCGAACGAAGGCGACGCCATCAGCGTGCTCGCGCAGGTTGCCAATCACACGGCGCTCATGCGTCGTCCGCGCGTGCAGGCTCCTCCCGCCTTCACCGTCGAACTGCCGTCCGGCAATGACCAATTCCTGAACGAGGCCCAAAGCCTGGAGTTGCTCGGAAAACATGGTGTACCGGTCGTGCCCATGCAGCTGTGCCAGACCGCCGACGACGCTCGCCGCGCATTTGAACGCATTAGCGGGGGCGGCAGCCGCGTGGTGATGAAAGCCTGCTCACGCGACATTCCTCACAAGTCCGAACACGGCCTCGTGGCGCTCAACGTCGCATCTGCCGATGAAGCAAGTACTCTGTTCGACCGCTTCTGGAACAAGATGGACGCACTGAAAGCCGCGCGTGACGGCGTGATCGTGGCCGCCATGCACAAGGGCCGTCACGAGTTCATGGTGGGCGCCCATATCGATCCGGTCTTCGGCCCCGTGGTGGTGGTAGGCGATGGCGGCAAGTACACTGAAGCACTCAATGATTGCATAGTGCTAATGCCGCCCTTCAGCGCCGCAGAGGTCCAGGCGGCACTGCGCACGCTACGCATCGCCCCCCTGTTCGACGGCGTGCGCGGCGAATCCCCGATGGACATAGCCTCTCTCTCGGAACTGGCCGTTGCAGTAGGCCACTTCGCAGTGTCGGCCCGAGGCCAGATTGCCTCTCTCGATCTGAATCCCGTGCTTGTGGGCTCCACCGGCGAGGGAGCCATGGTGGTCGATGCACTGGTCGAGCGCAGCTAA
- a CDS encoding chalcone isomerase family protein, producing the protein MRKFGRHITGLLIAGGMLAVASLPAAARTESGAASPAEMKQVSIAPQMTVNTPFAEKVQVGGRVVQLNGSGTRFKAVFQVYRAALYTEKPIQQYGDLGGGNESKRIHLVMLREVNANELGGMFIRGIQENIDKASAARLMPAMLRMSALFNDYKKLEAGDSVTLDWVPGKGSVVSVRGVPATEAIPEAQFYHALAGIWLGATPADWKLRDALLGVKATTDTAIRN; encoded by the coding sequence ATGCGTAAGTTTGGACGTCACATCACAGGCTTGTTGATTGCAGGTGGCATGCTTGCCGTCGCCAGTCTTCCCGCTGCGGCACGCACAGAAAGCGGCGCGGCGTCTCCTGCGGAAATGAAGCAGGTGTCGATTGCGCCGCAGATGACGGTCAACACCCCCTTTGCAGAGAAGGTGCAGGTTGGTGGCCGTGTCGTGCAACTCAATGGCTCGGGCACCCGGTTCAAGGCGGTGTTTCAGGTGTATCGGGCGGCACTGTATACCGAGAAGCCGATTCAGCAATATGGCGATTTGGGTGGTGGCAACGAGTCCAAGCGTATCCACCTCGTGATGTTGCGCGAAGTGAATGCCAATGAGCTGGGCGGCATGTTCATCCGCGGCATTCAGGAAAACATCGACAAGGCCAGCGCCGCGCGATTGATGCCAGCCATGTTGCGCATGTCGGCATTGTTCAACGATTACAAGAAGCTGGAAGCGGGCGACTCCGTCACGCTGGACTGGGTGCCTGGCAAGGGCTCCGTGGTGTCGGTGCGTGGCGTGCCGGCGACCGAGGCGATTCCCGAAGCGCAGTTCTATCACGCACTGGCGGGTATCTGGCTGGGTGCGACGCCGGCCGATTGGAAGCTGCGCGACGCCCTGCTCGGTGTGAAGGCGACAACGGATACCGCCATTCGCAACTGA
- a CDS encoding Zn-ribbon domain-containing OB-fold protein, which produces MTHTPTHTLPPSLATHFTEGLQAHVVRYQCCDTCGHAQTLARYACQRCGSEQLGWHDASGLATVRARTVVSRAPSDEFRALAPYTLVIVELDEGLRLMGHADADVQIDERVQADFFEHQGRTLLRFCRQA; this is translated from the coding sequence ATGACCCACACACCGACCCACACCTTGCCACCATCGCTGGCCACCCATTTCACCGAAGGTCTGCAGGCCCATGTCGTGCGCTACCAGTGCTGCGACACCTGCGGCCATGCGCAGACGCTGGCGCGCTATGCCTGCCAGCGCTGCGGCTCGGAGCAGCTCGGCTGGCATGACGCGAGCGGCCTCGCCACCGTGCGCGCGCGGACCGTCGTCTCGCGTGCGCCGTCCGACGAATTCCGCGCGCTCGCGCCGTACACGCTCGTGATCGTCGAGCTCGACGAAGGCCTGCGCCTCATGGGCCACGCCGATGCCGACGTGCAGATCGACGAGCGTGTGCAGGCCGATTTCTTCGAGCATCAGGGACGCACGCTGTTGCGCTTTTGCAGGCAAGCATAG
- a CDS encoding DUF2939 domain-containing protein, with protein sequence MKSSKNVVIAAVTAVALAIAVLLYASPYIAMHSIKKAMDAQDADALAQYVDFPVLRENLKGKMMSSIANRLPKSDDSSNPLGGIGQALGSIVVGAAVDNLVSPAGVMMMMQTGQFGPKVSQSTPAQNEGAASAETKNDAARSFSLTYQGFSKVRVFRKSQPGSAFIFHRDGLMGWKLVNVDT encoded by the coding sequence ATGAAGAGTTCTAAGAACGTCGTCATTGCAGCGGTGACCGCAGTGGCCTTGGCCATCGCGGTGCTGCTCTACGCATCGCCCTATATCGCCATGCATTCCATCAAGAAGGCAATGGATGCGCAGGACGCCGATGCCTTGGCGCAATACGTCGATTTTCCCGTGCTGCGCGAGAACCTCAAAGGCAAGATGATGAGCTCCATCGCCAACCGCTTGCCCAAGAGTGATGACAGCTCCAATCCGCTTGGCGGCATCGGTCAGGCGCTTGGCAGCATCGTGGTGGGCGCGGCGGTGGACAATCTGGTCTCGCCCGCTGGCGTCATGATGATGATGCAGACCGGCCAGTTCGGCCCCAAGGTCTCGCAATCCACTCCCGCGCAGAATGAAGGTGCGGCAAGTGCCGAGACCAAGAACGATGCTGCACGTAGTTTCTCGCTGACCTATCAGGGCTTCAGCAAGGTGCGCGTATTCCGCAAAAGCCAGCCCGGCAGCGCCTTCATCTTCCACCGCGACGGACTCATGGGCTGGAAGCTCGTCAACGTGGACACCTGA
- a CDS encoding glycosyltransferase: MPASPKPTLCLNMIVKNEAHVIKRCLASARPWIDRWVIVDTGSSDGTPQVIRDFMAGVPGELHERPWKNFAHNRNEALQLARAAADYLLFIDADEQLQMPTDFQWPTLEADGYFLTCHMAGTEYQRNALIATRRDWHWEGVLHEYLTAPNAQPWQQLPGPVIYVSHDGARAKDPNTYLKDIALLEDALKADPGNTRNVFYLAQSYRDAQRLPQSLERYRQRADMGGWEEERWFAQFQVAKLLERTGAAPEVVREAYLTTYVARPQRAEPLCELARFCRERKEYALGALFALQASQMAMPTDILFVDASVYRWRALDELAVNAFYTPHQSQGREALKQLLAQRLYPESERVRIEGNQQFYRL, encoded by the coding sequence ATGCCCGCTAGTCCAAAGCCCACCCTCTGCCTGAACATGATCGTCAAGAACGAGGCGCATGTGATCAAGCGCTGTCTTGCCAGCGCCCGGCCGTGGATCGATCGTTGGGTCATCGTGGATACAGGCTCCAGCGACGGCACGCCGCAGGTGATCCGCGACTTCATGGCGGGCGTTCCCGGTGAATTGCATGAGCGGCCGTGGAAGAACTTTGCGCACAACCGCAACGAGGCGCTGCAATTGGCGCGCGCAGCGGCGGACTATCTGCTCTTCATCGACGCGGACGAGCAATTGCAGATGCCGACGGACTTTCAATGGCCAACACTGGAGGCCGATGGCTACTTTCTGACTTGTCACATGGCGGGCACGGAGTACCAGCGCAATGCGCTGATTGCCACACGCCGCGACTGGCACTGGGAGGGCGTGCTGCACGAATACCTCACCGCGCCGAACGCGCAGCCGTGGCAGCAGTTGCCTGGTCCGGTGATCTACGTTTCGCACGACGGCGCGCGCGCCAAAGACCCGAATACCTATCTCAAGGACATTGCGCTACTCGAAGATGCGCTCAAGGCTGATCCGGGCAACACCCGGAATGTGTTCTATCTGGCGCAGAGCTATCGCGACGCGCAGCGTCTCCCGCAGAGTCTTGAGCGCTACCGCCAGCGTGCCGACATGGGCGGTTGGGAAGAGGAGCGCTGGTTTGCGCAGTTCCAGGTGGCCAAGCTGTTGGAGCGCACTGGAGCCGCTCCCGAAGTGGTGCGCGAGGCCTATCTGACGACCTATGTCGCCCGACCGCAGCGCGCAGAGCCGCTGTGCGAGCTGGCTCGCTTCTGCCGCGAGCGCAAAGAATATGCGCTGGGCGCGTTGTTTGCGCTGCAGGCATCGCAGATGGCAATGCCGACGGACATCCTTTTTGTGGATGCATCGGTGTATCGCTGGCGTGCGCTGGATGAGCTGGCGGTCAATGCGTTCTATACGCCGCACCAGAGCCAAGGCCGTGAGGCGCTCAAGCAATTGCTCGCTCAGCGGTTGTATCCGGAGAGCGAGCGTGTGCGAATCGAAGGCAATCAGCAGTTCTATCGGCTGTAG
- a CDS encoding collagen-like protein, with protein MTCTHPLTRSRLFTGLALGFGALAATPIVHADDVILRPPSTGRVVVQDSGGSNLYLRIDDAPTNNVFVPTVPGSQQQQVLTCLSTSGQLGPCLSGAGAGPDGLTPLTGAGGGTGATGPTGPTGATGATGVTGDSGTGTTGAIGPTGPTGATGVSGTGTTGANGATGATGPTGATGATGATGSTGNNGLDGAVGPQGPIGTPGLNGTAGVTGPIGATGTDGATGPTGATGATGPTGATGTAFTEVFASATNTAGSVIGVLIGGTKIPLPSQNLSGITSSATTDFTVPQTGSYLITYSINVTAALLMSACVYIDSTCDATLNFSSLLSLSSFSGQSILNLTAGQVVDLRLYGLLGAATLQGGAGARMSIIQLK; from the coding sequence ATGACCTGTACTCATCCATTGACACGTTCCCGACTTTTCACTGGGCTCGCTCTGGGGTTCGGAGCGCTGGCCGCCACCCCCATCGTTCACGCCGATGACGTGATCCTGCGCCCACCATCAACGGGGCGCGTAGTTGTGCAGGACAGCGGCGGCAGCAATCTGTACCTGCGTATCGATGATGCGCCGACCAACAACGTATTCGTGCCTACCGTGCCAGGATCCCAGCAACAACAGGTGCTGACCTGCCTTAGTACCAGTGGGCAACTGGGGCCATGCTTGAGTGGAGCGGGAGCTGGGCCGGATGGTTTGACTCCATTGACTGGGGCGGGCGGCGGAACTGGGGCGACAGGGCCGACAGGTCCAACCGGCGCGACGGGGGCAACCGGGGTCACCGGTGACTCAGGAACGGGCACCACGGGAGCTATAGGACCTACGGGTCCAACCGGCGCAACGGGGGTCTCCGGCACTGGCACCACTGGGGCAAACGGAGCCACGGGAGCCACAGGCCCAACCGGCGCAACGGGTGCAACCGGAGCCACAGGCTCTACAGGCAACAACGGACTTGACGGCGCCGTAGGTCCACAGGGGCCCATTGGCACCCCGGGATTGAACGGCACGGCTGGTGTAACCGGGCCAATTGGTGCAACGGGAACTGATGGCGCGACCGGCCCGACGGGGGCAACTGGTGCTACCGGCCCCACGGGAGCCACCGGCACGGCATTTACCGAAGTATTCGCATCGGCGACCAATACTGCGGGCTCGGTCATCGGAGTTCTGATTGGAGGCACCAAAATCCCCCTGCCTTCACAAAACCTGTCTGGAATCACATCCTCAGCCACCACCGATTTCACGGTCCCTCAGACAGGCTCCTATCTCATCACCTACTCCATCAATGTGACGGCTGCGTTGCTCATGAGCGCGTGCGTCTACATCGATAGTACTTGCGATGCGACACTGAACTTCAGTTCGCTGCTTTCACTGAGCAGCTTTTCGGGGCAGTCCATCCTGAATCTGACGGCAGGCCAAGTAGTCGATCTGCGACTCTATGGCTTGTTGGGTGCTGCGACCTTGCAAGGTGGTGCGGGAGCGCGCATGAGCATCATCCAGTTGAAATGA